In Paenibacillus stellifer, the DNA window CGCGAAGCCGGAGGAAATGACAGCCGAGCTCGGCATTGTCTCGGATTACAGCTTGAAGGGCAAGCTGCTGGGGCATATCGCGATGGCGGCGAACTGGATTACGGAGGCGGCGATCATGGAGAACATCGATCTCGATTCGCCCAAGATTATCGCGCTTCAGCATCTGGTGCTGTCCCATCACAATCTGGGCGAATGGGGCAGCCCCGTGCAGCCGCAGACGGCGGAAGCGGTGGCGCTGCATCAGATCGACACGCTCGACGCCAAGCTGCAGATGGTGGAAGACGCGCTCGACACGACACCGGAGAGCGAGGAATGGACCCCGTTCATCCGGGGGCTGGAGAACAAGCCGATTTACCGGATGAAGCTGGAGCCATAGCGCAGCGGAGAGATTCAGTATTCAGGAACTCATTCCTAATTCATATCTGCCCTGCTGCAGTTGCAGGGAATGTGCTTCTAACCGAAAACAGCGGCGAACCGGGATCTGCATATCAAGCCTGGTCAGCCGCTGTTTTTTTATAGAGTTAAGGGAGGTTTAATAGATTTCGCCCTCATCGCCTTGAAAATATTCCTTCAGTTCCTCTAATGCAATAGGATGTTCCTCATAATTCATCCAGTGAGAGGCTCTTGTAATATGAATATCGTAACTCATTTGGGCCGCATTCCTTTCGACAAATAAGTGTGGACGAGGCTGGTATTCGGTCAAGGTATCTATTGCACACCGTCTCCCGCTGGCAGTCTATGACTCCGGGTTCGTGTTAGACCTTCTTCGCTTTGCGAACCAGGATAAAGACAAGCAGCAGGGATACGGCCACAATCAGAATGTTGAAGATCAGCTTGCCCACTGGAGGGCCGGTCTCCGGAACCGGCTGTGTCGCGGGTTTCTGAATTTCGTCTCCAAGAGTGGCTTCCCCAAGCGTCTCCTGCGAAATTTGCGCCTTGAAGTTCACGATATCATACTCCGGCGCAGCTGCATCCGGGTTGCCGTACAGCAGGCGGTAGGGACTTTTCCCGTTATCGGCAAAAATCAGCTTGTCCACCAAATACTCGGTCTCTACGCCCGTCAGCGCAAGCGGCGCATCGTCTTTGTTGTAAATGGTCAGAGTGAGGGCCGTGCTGTTCACCGGATTCACGGTTACAATGTCGGTTCCGGCGATTCGGGTGTCTTTGAAGTCCATCCGGTACAGCTCGCTGTTTCCTTCAACCGGGATGATACTTCCTTCCTGATCCTTGAGATCATACCAGCGGAGGAAGCTGCCTTCGCTTTCAAGCTTGATCCGCTTGATCTTAAGCCTGTCCCCATTGTCGATGACAATCCGGGTCTCGCCGTCTTCCTCCTTGATTTCGTAACGCGGTGCCCCTGTCCGCCTGAAATCCGAGTTCTTCACCTCGGTTAACTGATGCATGAGCCGGGGAGCCGGGAAGGAAAGATTCTCGGCATTGTCCAGCACCGTGAGACGGTAATAGCTGTATTTGAGTGCGGCCCCGAGATCAATCCAGCTTTTGTCCACTTGGCCTGTACGGTACAAATCGTCCTGCAACACCTTCTCCCACGCCATCCCGTCATAGCTGCCATACAATACGATATGTTTCAAAAAGGATGCGTCCGGCAAAGTGAACAGCAGGCGGTTGCCCTGAATGTCCGTTCCCGGCTTAAGCGGATTAACTGCGTAATCGAATGACGTGGACTTCTGCTGCCGTTCCGTATGAACCAGCTGCGCCGTATAGGTGACGGCACGGTCCGCCGTCTCAACGGTTCCGCTCTCGATGTAGTAAGGAACAAAGCTTCCTTTCGCATCGACAATCCGCAGATCCGACAGCCCGCTGTCCGATTTGGCATATACCTCGTTGTCGAGGTACAGTCTGCGGTAACCGCTGGAAGTCGTGGTTTCAATCGGTTTGGCGTATGCCCAGGCATCTTCGGAAGCTTGCGGAGCAGATGAAGCTTGTGCCTGCGGCGGCAGGATGATCCCGGCCCACAGCCCCAGAGCGGCTGCAAGCAGGCTAATCCTTCTGCACACTGACATGTTCTCCATAATGATCCCCCAATTTGTCCGAGACTTTTTGATAGATGTAGGAAATGCCCAGCAGACAGACACCGAAGCTGAAGTAGGCAATGATCTTGCTGCCGGAAGTCAGCAGGCTCAAATCATACAGCAGCAGCTTGCCGGTTGCGAGCAGCGTTAAGCCAAGGCCGAACCGGCGGATGTAGACGAAGCGGAAACGGAAGCCATAGATGATATACAGCAGAGCCAGCAGCAGGTAGATGATACTGAAGGACAATCCCCCATTGTTCAGATGGAGCTGTACGCTCAGGAATGCGGTAACGATGACCAGCATATATACGGCCAGCGCCACCGGGTAAAATTCCAGGCTCGCGTAGCGTCGCTGAATCTCCGATTTCAGCAAATTCCGTCCGTTCAGCACAATCAGCACATTGACAATGACGAGCAAGGCAAGTGCGATATAGTCGGCGGCTCCATTCTCCGAGAGGACCGGGCGGAGGGCTGGAATGCCGATCATGATTCCAAGTCCGATCGCACTGCCGACTCCGTGCAGGAACAGGGCGAAGACACGAAGAATGGAATCGTAGAACAGCGGCAGTCTGGGAAGAACATAGGCGATACCGAAGGTAAACACCGCGGACAGCATCATTTGATAGAACCGGTAATGGACATCATCCTGTGGAAGCGCGAGGTTAGTCAACTGTACCGACTCATACAGCAGGTAGGCCCAAAAGTTTAGCACCGCCGCATATTTGAAGCAGAACGTCAGCCGGACCTCCGCAGATCCGGTGTGAATCAGATAGTCCTTGCCCCGGTAGCGAAGTCCGTATATCCATGCGACAGCGAGCATGCCCGCCGTAATGAATGTGTATTTCAGGTTAAAAAGGTCGTCGCCGTAGCCCGGGAAGAGCTCCAGCGGCACATTCAGTCCAAAAAAGGACCCCAGGCAGAGCAGCAGCAGCCCCCAGCCCGCCCGTTCCAGATTTTTGATCTGCTGCTTGCCGGCGAAGGCGATCAGAGCGATCCCCTCAATGAGCCAGCCCATCGACCACCATACCTGTCCGAGCTGGAATGGAATCATCAGCACTGCGAAGGTAAGGGCGACCGAATAGAAGAGCACCATGCTATGTTGTTCCCGGGGCATGAGCTTCTCCAGCATCCGGCCCAATCCGAAGTACATCAGGCAGAACAGGAGGGCGAGCGCGCCCTTGTAGTCGCCGAGCCCGCTGTCGATGAACAGTACGTACATCGTGATGCAGCTTACCAGCGTATTGACGCCGAGCAGCGAGAAATCCCACCACGACAATTTGGCCCGATGCTTGAACGGATAGGAGAGTGTAATCGCCAGGTACATGGCGAACGTGACAGCCGCATACAGCATGCTTGCGAAATTATGGTCTGACAGGTAGATGAGCAGCAGCATGGAAGGCGTATTGAACGCAAAGCTGATATAGTTCACAATAATCCAGCGTCTGCGCAGGGAGATCAGCAGTATCGAGAGATTCAGCAGAAAAAGATATCCCATCGCCGCATATACCGCGCTCCCTTCCAGCCCGAACGCGCCGATATAGGAGTAGACAGGCAAGTATCCCCCGACCAGGGCAAGGGAACATATACTGCGCGACTGATACCTGATGGACAGCAGCACGCCGGTCAGGGTGATGAGGACGGACAGGGCGAGGCCTGTGTAGAGTCCAATAACCTCAAGCAGGAAATAGCTGTAGAAGACCGATCCGTACAGCACGGAAATTCCGCCGCCCAGCAGTCCGAGTGCGAAAGTTCCCCTGCCTTTGCGGAACAGCCATTCTCCGCCGGCCAGCATCAGCGCCCCCAGCAGAAAGAAAGCTGCGCTTTTCATATAGCCTGTGAACCAGTTCGAATACGAATACTTGAAGGCGGCGCCGACGCCCAGAATAATCAGCAAAATTCCGAGACGGTTGATCCAGCCTTGTCCGATCTTCATTTCGATGCGGTTCTGTTCTCTTCTGCGCCGGATCGTCTCTTCGCTGACAGGTTCGGCGGCCAGAGCATTCAGCTTGCCGTCCATCTCGCCCAAGAGCTTATTGCTTTCTTCCTCATGAAGCTTCCGGTTTCTCTCTATCCGTTCCTCAATTTCGCCCTTTAGTTGGTCCAGCCTGTCCGAGATGTCGGTTTTTTCTTCTTCCAAGTACCTGGACATCGTCCGGTGCATCCGGTTCACCGAGATCTTGGTCATATCCTCAAAGACGGTCAGCCGGTCCTGGTACGCTTTGCTCTGCGCGCCGAAATAAGTATGAAGCTTCTCGCTCGATACCCGGACGATGCGCAGCTTCTCGTTCATCATCTGCTCGGTCAGCGCCTCCCGAAGGCTGCGGTTCTCCGACTTCAGCTTATCGGACTCCGCCTGGAGCGAAGCCAGACTCTGCTCAAGCTCCTCAAGCCTTCGATTGATGTGCTCGTTCTCTAGCATCAGATCATCGGACGACAGTTCGGAGATCAAGGTCTGATATTCCTTCATCAACTTGTCCTGACGGTCCTTCATGGTCCTAAGCCTGTCTTTTAGTTCCTTCATAGCATCCCCCAGACGTCCTATTGAATTGGCTAATATTCTCAATATTACTATAAAGATGAATGATGCATCAGTCCCAATTATCATACATATTCAATTCGCTTTGTTTTTCCCTAAAGGGGGGAGAAGGTAAATAGCGTCGAAATAAATAGAAATATATAGAAATATTTTAAAATTTTTGATGTAAATCATTTTATATCATGTTAGCATTCGAAAGGTGTTGATCATGGAAAAAGAAAGGAATGATGAATGATGAATCTGAAGGTTGAGCCCCTGCCTCCTTGCCGCATTGCTTATGTGAGACGGACGGGACCGTACGGTTCTGCAAATGCCGTGGCCATGGAGAAGGTGAAGGAATGGGCGAGGGGGCAGGGGCTGCTTGACAGCTCCGCTGTTCTGTTCGGTATTCCGCAGGATAACCCCCAGACTACGCCACCCGAACAGTGCAGATATGATGCGTGTATCGTGATTCCGGAAGATTATGCAATCGGCGATTCCGCCAGCGAGGCTTACATTCATGAAGACTATTTTGCAGGAGGCAAGTACGCGGTTAGCATAGTCAGACATACGGCGGAAGATATCCGGCAAGCATGGGCTGAAATCTTTATAAGCCTGCACAATAGCGGCCTTCAACTGGACAATAAACCGATTATCGAAAGATACAAGGGAGAGCTGCTCGAAGACGATTGGTGCGAAATATGCGTGCCAGTGCTATGAGAAGTTAGAAGTTGAAGTAGAATAGACGGCAAAAGAGCCTCCGGGACCACATTCAGTGGACCGGAAGGCTCTTATTAAATAGCTGATGCTATAAGGAAGGCTTGGCTTATTCCTCAGCGCTGCTGTCGGTGTTCTTCGCTTTGGCGTCCTGCGCTGCGCCATTCTTCACGAAATCCCGCAGCCGCTGCAGTTCTTCGGCAGCCCGTGCTCTCACGCCAGGCGAGTGGGCTTCACCGGCTTCGGCAACGGAGGCATCCGGCGTGTAGCGTTCCGGAACCGCCGTTCCGGTTTCCCATTCGCGGATTTTCTCTTCCATCCGCTGAAAGCCGCGGGAGGCGTGACGGGTGTCCAGCCCGTATGCCGAAGCGGATGCCGAAGCCCATGAAGCGGGCTTGGGGCGGCTGGCCGCTGCTTTGCGTGCCCGATCGACCAGCTCGGCGCGTTTGGCCTTGAGCCGGGTCTGTTCTTCCTTGGCGGCCGCAATTTCGTATGTCAGTCCGGCGATAACCTGCCGGGTCTCCTCCAGGCCGTCCTCGCATTCCTGTGCGCTTGCCGTATAGCGCAGCTTCGCCTCAACAGCCGCTCTCGCGGTCATTTCGTCTCCACGCTCCAGCGCCTTGACCGCGTCGCTTTCGCTCAGCTCGGCGAGCATCCGGTATTCCTTCAGCCGGCGCTCCAGCAGCCGCGCCGCCGTCTCCATATCCCGGCTTTGCCGCTCGGCGTCCGCGATTTTGTCGTCCAGGTCCCGCAAGTATTGTCCGGTCATCATGACCGGGTCCTCGAGCCGGTTCAATCCTTCATGCAATGCTGCTTTCGTCAGGGTTGCAATTCTGTCCAATATACTCATGGTTATCTCTCCTTTGAATTGTGAAATGAAATGGTCTGATTTTAGTAATAATAATGATTGTTATCCGTGAAGCTGCCGCTGCGGTCGCTTGGGACAATCAGGCTCGCGATAACGTAGACGAAGAGGAATGTACCGACACTTCCCAGGGCGACAATGATGGCGATTAGACGAACCAAGGTGGAGTCGATGCCGAAGTATTCGGCGAGGCCGCCACACAGTCCGGTGAACTTGCGGTCTCTTTCGGAACGGAATAATTTTTTCATGGTTATTATCTTCCTTTCGTGATTTCCGTGTTTGATCGGCTGATCTATGTCTTTATTGTAGTGGCTTTCGTGAGGTCCCAAAACGGCCTGCAGACGGTTTTGCATTCTCGACCTTAGACGGGGGAAGCCTACGCTGTTGGACGGGGATAACAGCAGAAAGCCCCCGGATTCGGGGCATAAGGCCTCGAATCCGGGGGCTGCGGCGTTTCCGCTGTTCAGTTCGTGCTCTCGCGAATTGAGAGGAAATGGGTGACATTGGAGTGCTGGGGAATATCCGCCGTTCCTTTGAGGAGCTTGATCAGGTTGCGCGCTGCTGTCATGCCGATTTCGGTGGCAGAGTACTCCACCGTGGATAATCTCGGCCGGACGACGGATGACAGATAGCTGCCGTCAAAGCCGAATACGGCGATGTCCTCCGGTACGCGCAGGCCGTGGTCCATCGCATAATTCATCGCGCCGATGGCCATCCAGTCCGTCGCGCAGAAGACGGCGGTCGGCAGCTCGCCGCTCCCGGCGATGGTCTGCATGGCGTTCCTTCCGTCGTCCACGGACAGGTCGCTCTCCACGACCCAGCCGTCGCGAATGGGCAGACCTGCATCGGTCATCGCCTGTCTGAAGCCGTCGTAGCGGTCGCTGCCGATCCCTGACTCGCCGAAGCCGCGAATCATGCCGATGGCGGTGTGTCCCTGTTGAATGAGGTAGGTCACAGCTTCATAAGAGGCGGTCACATTGTCCACATGCACGGAAGGAATGGAAGGAACCTTGGAGACCTGGCCGATGACCGTGCAAGACATGCCTGAGGAATGTATGGCTTCCAGATGCCGGTGCTCCAGAGGAGAGCCGACGAAGATGACGCCCTCCGCGCGAATCTCCCCGAACCGCTTCAAATAATGCAGCTCGCTCTCCACCGTGCTGTCCGTCAGGCCGATCAGCAGCTCATAGCCGTACAATCGCGATACCGAGCCGATGCCTCCGATCAGATCGTTCAGCACGGTGTTGCTGAATTGCGGAGCGATCACGCCGAGCAGTGCTGCTTCGGCTTTGGTTCCTTCCGGAGAAGGGGGACCCGTGCGGTATCCCGTCTGTTCCATCGCTTCCATCACCCTGGCCCGGACTTCGTCCTTGACGGGCTTGCTGTTGTTGATGACACGGGAGACGGTCGAAATCGACACCCCGGCCATTTTGGCGATATCGTGAATCGTTACTTTCATAAAGAAACACAACTCCGAACCCAATAGAATAGCTTATTTCAGGAAAATATTTTCCCGACACAAGCGATACTGCATCGTTTATTGCTGCCTTTTTCCCATATGATCAGTAGAAGAAATGTTGTCGTACAACGGCTGAAGACCCAATAAATAACAGATAAAGCAAAGGGATTTCTGTAATTCCGTAGGAACTTTGCCACTTTACCAGTAAACTCATCATAACATGAGGCTGAATGTTTGCCAATTATACTTGACCGGGGAAAATATGATGCTTTATACTCCATTTAGGGAAAATATTTTCCTGTATAGAGAGCTGGAGGAGCTGACGGATTTGGACAGAGTATGGTGGAAAGAAGCGGTGGCGTATCAAATCTATCCCCGCAGTTTTATGGACGGCAACGGAGACGGAATTGGCGATCTGCGGGGCGTGATCAGCAAGCTGGATTACTTGAAGGAGCTTGGGATCGACGTCATCTGGATCTGTCCGATCTACAAGTCCCCGAATGACGATAACGGCTACGATATTTCCGATTATAAGGACATCATGGAAGAGTTCGGCACGATGGCCGATTTTGACGAGCTGCTGAAGCAGGTCCATGGCCGGGAAATGAAACTGATTATGGATTTAGTCATCAATCATACCTCGGATGAGCATCCGTGGTTTATTGAATCCCGTTCGAGCCGGAACAATCCGAAGCGGGATTACTATATTTGGGCGGACCCGAAGGACGGGGCAGAGCCCAACAACTGGGACAGCATCTTTGGCGGATCGATTTGGGAATATGACATGGTGACGGAGCAGTATTTCATGCATGTCTTCTCGAAGAGACAGCCCGATCTGAACTGGGAAAATCCCGATGTTCGCGCCGAGCTGTACGACATGGTCAACTGGTGGCTGGATAAAGGCATCGACGGGTTCCGGATCGACGCGATTTCCCATATCAAGAAGCTGGCGGGCTTCCCGGACATGCCGAATCCGAACGGCCTGCGCTACGCCCGATCATTCGATGGGCATATGAACCGCGAGGGCATTCATGATTTTCTGGAGGAGCTGAAGCGGGAGACCTTCGACAAATACGATATTATGACGGTGGGTGAGGCCAGCGGCGTGACGGCGGACGAAGCCGATCTGTGGGTGGACAAAGAGAGAGGCAAGTTCAACATGGTGTTCCAGTTCAACCACATGGAGCTGTGGAACAAGAGCATGGATGCGGGCTTCGACATCCTGACCTTCAAGAAGGTGCTGAGCGAGTGGCAGAAGAAGCTGGAGGGCAGCGGCTGGAACGCGCTGTTCATGGAGAATCACGACAAGCCCCGTTCGGTCTCGACCTACGGCAGCGACGGCCCGTACCGGGTCCAGTCGGCGAAGGCGCTGGCGACGATGTATTTTCTCATGCAGGGAACGCCGTTCATTTATCAGGGACAGGAAATCGGCATGACAAATGTGCGGTTTGAATCCATTGACGACTACGATGACGTTCATATGAAGACCTGGTACAGACTGGAGCGGGAGGAGGGCAAGTCCCACGAGGAGCTGATGCCGGTTATCTGGAAGAACGGACGCGACAACTCGCGGACGCCGGTGCAGTGGAATGACAGCGAGCAGGCCGGATTTACGACAGGCACTCCCTGGATGAAAGTGAATCCGAACTACAAGGAAATCAACGTGGAGGCGGAGAAGAGCAACCCCGGTTCCATCTACCATTATTACCGGAAGCTGATCGAGCTCCGCAAGACTCATCCGGTTCTGATCTACGGCACGTACGATCTTATTCTGCCGACGCACAAGCAGATCTACGCCTACACCCGGACGCTGGAGGATGAGCATTGGCTGATCCTGACGAATCTGTCGCCGGATGAAGCATTGTTCCATCTGCCGAAGGGGATTCGCTATGCGTCAGCGGAACTGCAGCTTGCCAACTATGAAGCGCCCGAAGGGGGCAGCATCCGCACTCTTCATCTGCGTCCGTACGAGGCGCGCGTGTATCGTTTGGCATCACAGGTCTGATAAGAGCACGACGTTCGCGGGTATGCGTAACATCCAACATCCCCCCTTGGGGGGATGGCATGAATGAGTTTACACGTATAGCATGACAGACCCCGGAAGTTTTGAACTGGTTCCCGTCGAAAGTCTCTGGAGACGGCTCAATGGCTCAAAACTGCCCCGGGGTTTTATTGTTGGCTGGACCAAATCCGTATATTTTGGGAGGGGTCGGAACCTTGCAAATATATGCTTTGAATATGGCCGTAATCATTTTTAATCGAAATGTTAAAATCCCCGGTAGACTTCGGAAGAGGCAAAATACTCCCTGTTATTTTTAAGTACAGCGTATTATCGCCATAAGCGGCTTTATAGCCTGTAAATCTATTCGCACTATCCGAAAATCCCCCCTTTAATGCGATGATTTCATCCGATACCTTGCATTGTGAAATCATAATCGAGTGCGGATTTATTATATTGTTATAGTTCATCCTGTAAATGACCCCAATCAGCGAAACGACAGCAACTATGCCTATCCCTAGCGTAAGAACCCATTTTCTCGTCATTCTGTAACCTCTTCTCAATCCAATCAATGTCCCTGTCATGAAATAAATCATACCATGATCCTGACCAGTCTTTCTTCCATCTTCAGGGGAAAAGAGGCTGGTTTTGCGTTGTGTACAGTTAGTCTAACCTTGACATTATTAATAGTAATCGTTACGATATAAAAATAAATCGTAATAATTACGAATAAGGAGGTTCGATTCACGATGAGAGTTACTGTTACGCTGGCCTGCACCGAGACAGGGGATCGCAATTACACGACGACCAAGAACAAGAAGACCCATCCCGGACGTCTGGAGCTGCGCAAGTACTGCCCAAGACTGAAGAGACACACGCTGCATCGCGAGACGCGCTAATTCTGCGGGAAAATTGCCGAAGAGATCGGATATCAAACCATATAAAGGAGACATCAAATGAAACGAATTCCTGTCACTGTGCTGAGCGGATATTTGGGATCGGGTAAGACGACGCTGCTGAATCATGTTCTTCATAACAAAGAGGGCCTGAGGGTGGCTGTTATCGTGAATGACATGAGCGAAATCAATGTGGATGCCCGGCTGGTGGAGTCCGAGAATACCTTGTCACGGACCGAGGAGAAGCTGGTCCAGATGACCAATGGCTGCATCTGCTGCACGCTGCGGGACGATCTGCTGCGCGAGGTGTACAAGCTGGCTTCGGAGGGACGCTTCGATTATATTCTGATCGAATCCTCGGGAATTAGCGAACCGGTTCCGGTGGCCCAGACCTTTACATATGAGAGCCCCGGACAGGACATCGATTTGACGTCGCTGGTCCGGCTCGACACGATGGTAACAGTTGTGGACGCGCATCGTTTCTGGCATGATTTTGCTTCGGGCGAGAGTCTTCTGGACCGCGAACAGGCGGCCGGAGAGGAAGATTACCGGGATATCGTCGACCTCCTGATCGACCAGATTGAGACCTGCGACGTCCTGGTGCTCAACAAGTGCGACCTCGTTGAAGAAGGAGAACTGCTCAAGCTGGAAGGAATTCTGCG includes these proteins:
- a CDS encoding DUF3999 family protein, with product MCRRISLLAAALGLWAGIILPPQAQASSAPQASEDAWAYAKPIETTTSSGYRRLYLDNEVYAKSDSGLSDLRIVDAKGSFVPYYIESGTVETADRAVTYTAQLVHTERQQKSTSFDYAVNPLKPGTDIQGNRLLFTLPDASFLKHIVLYGSYDGMAWEKVLQDDLYRTGQVDKSWIDLGAALKYSYYRLTVLDNAENLSFPAPRLMHQLTEVKNSDFRRTGAPRYEIKEEDGETRIVIDNGDRLKIKRIKLESEGSFLRWYDLKDQEGSIIPVEGNSELYRMDFKDTRIAGTDIVTVNPVNSTALTLTIYNKDDAPLALTGVETEYLVDKLIFADNGKSPYRLLYGNPDAAAPEYDIVNFKAQISQETLGEATLGDEIQKPATQPVPETGPPVGKLIFNILIVAVSLLLVFILVRKAKKV
- a CDS encoding DUF2339 domain-containing protein encodes the protein MKELKDRLRTMKDRQDKLMKEYQTLISELSSDDLMLENEHINRRLEELEQSLASLQAESDKLKSENRSLREALTEQMMNEKLRIVRVSSEKLHTYFGAQSKAYQDRLTVFEDMTKISVNRMHRTMSRYLEEEKTDISDRLDQLKGEIEERIERNRKLHEEESNKLLGEMDGKLNALAAEPVSEETIRRRREQNRIEMKIGQGWINRLGILLIILGVGAAFKYSYSNWFTGYMKSAAFFLLGALMLAGGEWLFRKGRGTFALGLLGGGISVLYGSVFYSYFLLEVIGLYTGLALSVLITLTGVLLSIRYQSRSICSLALVGGYLPVYSYIGAFGLEGSAVYAAMGYLFLLNLSILLISLRRRWIIVNYISFAFNTPSMLLLIYLSDHNFASMLYAAVTFAMYLAITLSYPFKHRAKLSWWDFSLLGVNTLVSCITMYVLFIDSGLGDYKGALALLFCLMYFGLGRMLEKLMPREQHSMVLFYSVALTFAVLMIPFQLGQVWWSMGWLIEGIALIAFAGKQQIKNLERAGWGLLLLCLGSFFGLNVPLELFPGYGDDLFNLKYTFITAGMLAVAWIYGLRYRGKDYLIHTGSAEVRLTFCFKYAAVLNFWAYLLYESVQLTNLALPQDDVHYRFYQMMLSAVFTFGIAYVLPRLPLFYDSILRVFALFLHGVGSAIGLGIMIGIPALRPVLSENGAADYIALALLVIVNVLIVLNGRNLLKSEIQRRYASLEFYPVALAVYMLVIVTAFLSVQLHLNNGGLSFSIIYLLLALLYIIYGFRFRFVYIRRFGLGLTLLATGKLLLYDLSLLTSGSKIIAYFSFGVCLLGISYIYQKVSDKLGDHYGEHVSVQKD
- a CDS encoding AraC family transcriptional regulator; this translates as MMNLKVEPLPPCRIAYVRRTGPYGSANAVAMEKVKEWARGQGLLDSSAVLFGIPQDNPQTTPPEQCRYDACIVIPEDYAIGDSASEAYIHEDYFAGGKYAVSIVRHTAEDIRQAWAEIFISLHNSGLQLDNKPIIERYKGELLEDDWCEICVPVL
- a CDS encoding PspA/IM30 family protein; amino-acid sequence: MSILDRIATLTKAALHEGLNRLEDPVMMTGQYLRDLDDKIADAERQSRDMETAARLLERRLKEYRMLAELSESDAVKALERGDEMTARAAVEAKLRYTASAQECEDGLEETRQVIAGLTYEIAAAKEEQTRLKAKRAELVDRARKAAASRPKPASWASASASAYGLDTRHASRGFQRMEEKIREWETGTAVPERYTPDASVAEAGEAHSPGVRARAAEELQRLRDFVKNGAAQDAKAKNTDSSAEE
- a CDS encoding PspC domain-containing protein, yielding MKKLFRSERDRKFTGLCGGLAEYFGIDSTLVRLIAIIVALGSVGTFLFVYVIASLIVPSDRSGSFTDNNHYYY
- a CDS encoding LacI family DNA-binding transcriptional regulator, which translates into the protein MKVTIHDIAKMAGVSISTVSRVINNSKPVKDEVRARVMEAMEQTGYRTGPPSPEGTKAEAALLGVIAPQFSNTVLNDLIGGIGSVSRLYGYELLIGLTDSTVESELHYLKRFGEIRAEGVIFVGSPLEHRHLEAIHSSGMSCTVIGQVSKVPSIPSVHVDNVTASYEAVTYLIQQGHTAIGMIRGFGESGIGSDRYDGFRQAMTDAGLPIRDGWVVESDLSVDDGRNAMQTIAGSGELPTAVFCATDWMAIGAMNYAMDHGLRVPEDIAVFGFDGSYLSSVVRPRLSTVEYSATEIGMTAARNLIKLLKGTADIPQHSNVTHFLSIRESTN
- a CDS encoding glycoside hydrolase family 13 protein, which encodes MDRVWWKEAVAYQIYPRSFMDGNGDGIGDLRGVISKLDYLKELGIDVIWICPIYKSPNDDNGYDISDYKDIMEEFGTMADFDELLKQVHGREMKLIMDLVINHTSDEHPWFIESRSSRNNPKRDYYIWADPKDGAEPNNWDSIFGGSIWEYDMVTEQYFMHVFSKRQPDLNWENPDVRAELYDMVNWWLDKGIDGFRIDAISHIKKLAGFPDMPNPNGLRYARSFDGHMNREGIHDFLEELKRETFDKYDIMTVGEASGVTADEADLWVDKERGKFNMVFQFNHMELWNKSMDAGFDILTFKKVLSEWQKKLEGSGWNALFMENHDKPRSVSTYGSDGPYRVQSAKALATMYFLMQGTPFIYQGQEIGMTNVRFESIDDYDDVHMKTWYRLEREEGKSHEELMPVIWKNGRDNSRTPVQWNDSEQAGFTTGTPWMKVNPNYKEINVEAEKSNPGSIYHYYRKLIELRKTHPVLIYGTYDLILPTHKQIYAYTRTLEDEHWLILTNLSPDEALFHLPKGIRYASAELQLANYEAPEGGSIRTLHLRPYEARVYRLASQV
- the rpmG gene encoding 50S ribosomal protein L33, producing MRVTVTLACTETGDRNYTTTKNKKTHPGRLELRKYCPRLKRHTLHRETR
- a CDS encoding GTP-binding protein; the protein is MKRIPVTVLSGYLGSGKTTLLNHVLHNKEGLRVAVIVNDMSEINVDARLVESENTLSRTEEKLVQMTNGCICCTLRDDLLREVYKLASEGRFDYILIESSGISEPVPVAQTFTYESPGQDIDLTSLVRLDTMVTVVDAHRFWHDFASGESLLDREQAAGEEDYRDIVDLLIDQIETCDVLVLNKCDLVEEGELLKLEGILRKLQPSANIIRSINGAVDPGEILNTGRFDFERTSMSSGWIAELNKEEHTPETEEYGIASFVYRSRIPFHPERLGSLLGNWPEQVVRAKGLVWLAARGDFAATIGQAGPSIQFGPAGYWLASLPEEQQREILENEPEARERWDERWGDRMTEIVLIGIDMNREDIEAGLNRCLLTEEEMKQDWSRFNNPLPWPVQDESFA